Proteins encoded within one genomic window of Pigmentiphaga sp. H8:
- a CDS encoding ABC-type transport auxiliary lipoprotein family protein yields the protein MRRAGAIIRWAGMSLAVLASACTLLPEQKTVDIYRLPAAQAAASPGGQAQAWSLRLRSPHANAILDSARIAVIVQGDQISTYGGARWTDAPPTLVRTRLAQAFRLDGRVASISTTDSNVRADLELDSDLRAFQSEYRGTVPHAVVGLDARLISTSTRRVVASRSFEVAQPAGGTEVPAVVAAFGLATDALAAQVVQWAVEQGAAAHPSRPE from the coding sequence ATGAGACGCGCGGGCGCAATCATCCGTTGGGCGGGCATGTCGCTGGCGGTGCTGGCTTCGGCGTGCACGCTGCTGCCGGAACAGAAGACGGTCGACATCTACCGGCTGCCGGCCGCGCAGGCGGCGGCTTCCCCGGGGGGGCAGGCCCAGGCCTGGTCGCTGCGCCTACGCAGCCCCCATGCCAACGCCATTCTGGACAGCGCGCGCATCGCCGTCATCGTCCAGGGCGACCAGATCAGCACCTATGGCGGGGCGCGCTGGACCGACGCGCCGCCGACATTGGTGCGCACCCGCCTGGCCCAGGCCTTCCGGCTGGACGGCCGCGTCGCCTCGATCTCGACCACGGACAGCAACGTGCGCGCGGACCTGGAACTGGACAGCGACCTGCGGGCCTTCCAGAGCGAATACCGCGGCACGGTGCCCCATGCGGTCGTCGGCCTGGATGCGCGCCTGATCTCGACCTCGACGCGGCGCGTGGTGGCCTCGCGTAGCTTCGAGGTCGCGCAGCCGGCCGGCGGCACCGAGGTGCCCGCCGTCGTGGCGGCCTTCGGCCTGGCCACCGACGCGCTGGCCGCGCAGGTGGTCCAGTGGGCGGTGGAGCAGGGCGCTGCCGCTCACCCCAGCAGGCCGGAGTAG
- a CDS encoding ABC transporter permease, translating into MSVAPQPGRLVWDAATGAGRLSVEGDWTLAGFEALRREVARFDAGAQVRALDLGRLGALDTAGASLLVDLLGAERLPGLLATGPQVDASRRALLDTIIRAQGAVQQCKPPEPPSPVAELLCHVGEAAEQFWKHAVGLCGFIGLTLEGLGRSLLRPRSWRITATVAQIEQIGLNAVPIVALLTFLVGAVVAFLGATVLRDFGATLYTINLVGFAFLREFAVLLTAILMAGRTASAFTAQIGSMKANEEIDAIRALGLDPINMLVLPRVLAMLVSLPLLTFMSMLTGIAGGMVVCAWSLDIPPSLFLSTLRESLDVRHFYVGIVKAPILAFIIAVIGCLEGFKVSGSAQSVGEHTTSSVVQAIFMVILIDALAALFFMEMGW; encoded by the coding sequence ATGAGCGTAGCACCGCAGCCAGGCCGTCTAGTGTGGGATGCCGCAACCGGGGCCGGGCGCCTGTCGGTCGAAGGCGACTGGACGCTGGCGGGCTTCGAGGCCCTGCGCCGCGAGGTGGCCCGGTTCGATGCGGGCGCCCAGGTGCGCGCGCTGGACCTCGGCCGGCTGGGCGCCCTGGACACCGCGGGGGCCTCGCTGCTGGTCGACCTGCTGGGCGCCGAGCGCCTGCCCGGGCTCCTGGCCACCGGGCCCCAGGTGGACGCCTCGCGCCGCGCGCTGCTCGACACCATCATCCGCGCCCAGGGCGCGGTCCAGCAATGCAAGCCGCCCGAGCCGCCTTCTCCGGTGGCCGAACTGCTGTGCCATGTGGGCGAGGCCGCCGAGCAGTTCTGGAAGCACGCCGTGGGCCTGTGCGGGTTCATCGGCCTGACACTCGAAGGCCTGGGCCGTTCGCTGTTGCGTCCGCGCTCGTGGCGGATCACGGCCACCGTCGCCCAGATCGAGCAGATCGGGCTGAACGCGGTCCCCATCGTCGCCCTGCTGACCTTCCTGGTCGGCGCCGTCGTGGCCTTCCTGGGCGCCACGGTGCTGCGCGACTTCGGCGCCACGCTCTACACCATCAACCTGGTCGGCTTCGCCTTCCTGCGCGAATTCGCCGTGCTGCTGACCGCCATCCTGATGGCGGGCCGGACCGCCAGCGCCTTCACCGCGCAGATCGGCTCGATGAAGGCCAACGAGGAAATCGACGCCATCCGCGCGCTGGGCCTGGACCCCATCAACATGCTGGTGTTGCCGCGCGTGCTGGCCATGCTGGTGTCGCTGCCGCTCCTGACCTTCATGTCCATGCTGACCGGCATCGCGGGCGGCATGGTGGTGTGCGCCTGGAGCCTGGACATCCCGCCGTCGCTATTCCTGTCCACCCTGCGCGAGAGCCTGGATGTGCGGCATTTCTACGTGGGCATCGTCAAGGCGCCCATCCTGGCCTTCATCATCGCCGTGATCGGCTGCCTGGAAGGCTTCAAGGTCAGCGGCAGCGCCCAGTCCGTGGGCGAGCACACCACCTCCAGCGTCGTGCAGGCGATCTTCATGGTGATCCTGATCGACGCGCTGGCGGCGTTGTTCTTCATGGAGATGGGATGGTGA
- a CDS encoding tripartite tricarboxylate transporter substrate binding protein encodes MAAAAWAGGSAWAAEPSAAEFPSRTVQVIVPYPPGGLTDGLVRQLAAELGQAWKQSVVVENRGGGGTTIGTAQVARAQPDGHTLLFTSTGLVTNQILMKSLPYEADALSAVAMGGTAPNVLYVRPGLPVQSVAELVAYAKARPGEVKFASTGNGSSPHLTAELLASRAGISILHVPYKGAGPALTDLLAGHVDAMFHFPASLALAKQGKLRALAVAADERLADAPDLPTVVQAGVPGVVSGSWFGFFVPSATPAAIQDRIHRDVAQALRAPTVRRYMQESGLVSPPMSRAQFSAFITHERDKWAELIRTRNIRLE; translated from the coding sequence ATGGCGGCGGCCGCTTGGGCGGGAGGAAGCGCCTGGGCCGCCGAGCCATCCGCGGCGGAGTTTCCATCGCGCACGGTGCAGGTAATCGTGCCCTATCCGCCGGGCGGCCTGACCGACGGACTGGTCAGGCAGTTGGCGGCTGAGCTGGGCCAGGCCTGGAAGCAGAGCGTGGTCGTCGAAAACCGGGGCGGCGGGGGCACGACCATAGGCACCGCGCAGGTGGCGCGCGCCCAGCCCGATGGCCACACCCTGCTGTTCACCAGCACGGGCCTGGTCACCAACCAGATCCTGATGAAATCGCTGCCCTACGAGGCGGACGCGCTGTCCGCCGTGGCGATGGGCGGTACCGCGCCCAACGTGCTGTACGTGCGGCCAGGGCTGCCGGTCCAGTCGGTAGCCGAGTTGGTCGCCTACGCGAAGGCGCGGCCCGGCGAAGTGAAGTTCGCCTCGACCGGGAACGGCTCGAGCCCGCACCTGACCGCCGAACTGCTCGCCTCCCGCGCGGGCATCTCCATCCTGCACGTACCCTACAAGGGCGCGGGGCCGGCCCTGACCGACCTGCTGGCGGGCCACGTCGACGCCATGTTCCATTTCCCCGCCTCGCTTGCCCTGGCGAAGCAGGGCAAGCTGCGCGCGCTGGCCGTGGCCGCCGACGAGCGCCTGGCCGATGCGCCGGACCTGCCCACCGTGGTGCAGGCGGGCGTGCCGGGCGTGGTGTCCGGCAGCTGGTTCGGGTTCTTCGTGCCGTCCGCGACGCCGGCGGCGATCCAGGACAGGATCCATCGCGACGTGGCACAGGCTCTGCGAGCGCCGACAGTGCGGCGCTACATGCAGGAATCGGGGCTGGTGTCCCCGCCCATGTCGCGCGCCCAGTTCTCGGCCTTCATCACGCACGAGCGCGACAAATGGGCCGAGCTCATCCGGACGCGCAACATCCGGCTGGAGTAG
- the rplU gene encoding 50S ribosomal protein L21, whose amino-acid sequence MYAVIKTGGKQYRVAAGEKLKIEQIPADIGQEITLDQVLAVGEGDQLKIGAPLLSGAVVTAKVLAHGRHDKVRIFKMRRRKHYQKRQGHRQNYTEIQIGTISA is encoded by the coding sequence ATGTACGCGGTCATAAAAACCGGCGGAAAGCAGTATCGCGTTGCCGCTGGCGAAAAGCTGAAAATAGAACAGATACCGGCAGACATTGGGCAAGAGATCACGCTGGACCAGGTCCTGGCAGTGGGCGAAGGCGATCAACTCAAGATCGGCGCGCCTCTTCTGTCCGGTGCCGTGGTCACGGCCAAGGTTCTTGCACACGGTCGCCATGACAAGGTCCGCATCTTCAAGATGCGTCGGCGCAAGCATTACCAGAAGCGCCAAGGCCACCGTCAAAACTACACCGAAATCCAGATCGGCACCATTTCCGCCTGA
- the rpmA gene encoding 50S ribosomal protein L27, translating to MAQKKGGGSTRNGRDSEAKRLGVKAYGGELIPAGSIIVRQRGTRFHPGVNVGVGKDHTLFALVDGRVQFAVKGALRKHTVSIDPV from the coding sequence ATGGCACAGAAAAAGGGCGGCGGTTCCACACGGAACGGCCGCGACTCAGAAGCGAAACGCCTGGGCGTCAAGGCCTACGGCGGTGAATTGATCCCGGCTGGCTCGATCATCGTGCGCCAGCGCGGCACCCGTTTCCACCCCGGCGTCAACGTCGGCGTGGGCAAGGACCACACCCTGTTCGCGCTGGTCGACGGCCGCGTGCAATTCGCGGTCAAGGGCGCCCTGCGCAAGCATACCGTCTCGATCGACCCTGTGTAA
- a CDS encoding RNA pyrophosphohydrolase encodes MLDREGYRPNVGIILVNQKNEVFWGKRVNEHSWQFPQGGIKHGESPVQAMFRELHEEVGLRPEHVRILGRTRDWLRYNVPDHFVRREWRGHYKGQKQIWFLLRMQGRDCDVCLRASSHPEFDAWRWSSYWVPLESVIEFKRDVYTLALNELAVVLFRRNHETRYLRQHIGSHRRGQGEPAPLSKEAPEV; translated from the coding sequence ATGCTGGATCGTGAAGGTTACCGTCCCAACGTCGGCATCATCCTCGTCAACCAGAAGAACGAGGTCTTCTGGGGCAAGCGCGTCAACGAACATTCCTGGCAGTTTCCGCAGGGCGGCATCAAGCACGGTGAGAGCCCTGTCCAGGCGATGTTCCGCGAGCTCCATGAAGAAGTGGGCCTGCGGCCCGAGCATGTCCGCATATTGGGTAGAACACGCGACTGGTTGCGCTATAACGTGCCCGACCACTTCGTCAGACGCGAATGGCGCGGGCACTACAAAGGTCAGAAGCAGATCTGGTTCCTGCTTCGCATGCAGGGGCGCGATTGCGACGTCTGCCTGCGGGCCTCGTCGCATCCTGAATTCGACGCGTGGCGCTGGAGTTCCTACTGGGTCCCGCTGGAGTCGGTCATCGAATTCAAGCGCGACGTGTATACGCTGGCCCTGAACGAGCTTGCGGTCGTGCTTTTCCGCCGGAACCACGAGACCCGGTACCTGCGCCAGCACATCGGTTCGCACCGACGCGGCCAGGGTGAACCGGCACCGCTGTCCAAGGAAGCGCCCGAGGTCTGA
- a CDS encoding ABC transporter ATP-binding protein → MVTADEPIVRVRGLVNRFGSQTVHEGLDLDIRRGEILGVVGGSGSGKSVLLRSIVGLRRPTAGRVQVFGQVLDELSPEMRSRQERRMGVLFQRGALFSSLSVTENAALPLIEHAGLARPEAERLARLKLALAGLPVEAGAKSPASLSGGMVKRAALARALALDPDLLFLDEPTAGLDPIGAAAFDDLIRTLRDALGLTVFLVTHDLDTLYAICDRVAVLSQRKVLVVDRLEVVERVDDPWIQEYFQGPRGRAASRAAERSRKEE, encoded by the coding sequence ATGGTGACGGCCGACGAACCCATCGTGCGCGTGCGCGGGCTGGTCAACCGCTTCGGATCCCAGACCGTGCACGAGGGGCTGGACCTGGACATCCGCCGGGGCGAGATCCTGGGCGTGGTGGGCGGGTCGGGCTCGGGCAAGTCGGTGCTGCTGCGTTCCATCGTGGGGCTGCGGCGGCCGACCGCCGGCCGCGTGCAGGTGTTCGGCCAGGTGCTGGACGAGCTGTCCCCCGAGATGCGCTCGCGCCAGGAGCGCCGGATGGGCGTGCTGTTCCAGCGCGGCGCGCTGTTCTCCTCGCTGTCGGTGACCGAGAACGCCGCGCTGCCGCTGATCGAGCACGCGGGCCTGGCCCGGCCCGAGGCCGAGCGGCTGGCGCGGCTCAAGCTGGCGCTGGCGGGGCTGCCGGTCGAGGCTGGCGCCAAGTCCCCGGCCTCGCTGTCGGGCGGCATGGTCAAGCGGGCGGCGCTGGCGCGCGCCCTGGCCCTGGATCCCGACCTGCTGTTCCTGGACGAACCCACGGCGGGACTGGATCCGATCGGCGCGGCCGCCTTCGACGACCTGATCCGCACCTTGCGCGATGCGCTGGGGCTGACCGTGTTCCTGGTCACGCACGATCTGGACACGCTCTACGCCATCTGCGACCGGGTGGCGGTGCTGTCGCAGCGCAAGGTGCTGGTGGTGGACCGGCTGGAGGTGGTGGAGCGGGTCGACGATCCGTGGATACAGGAGTATTTCCAGGGGCCGCGCGGACGCGCGGCCTCGCGGGCGGCCGAACGGTCGCGCAAGGAGGAGTAG
- the ispB gene encoding octaprenyl diphosphate synthase → MSLPTLFAPIADDMQRVDAVIRARLDSDVPLIRTIADYIIGAGGKRMRPALLLMVARALGYEGQQHHLLAAVVEFIHTATLLHDDVVDESALRRGRATANAVFGNAASVLVGDFLHSRSFQMMVETGSVRVMQILADATNVIAEGEVLQLLNVHDPLVTEERYLQVVRYKTARLFEASAQLAAVLAGATPEQEAAAAEYGRRAGTAFQLIDDVLDYSGEAEALGKNLGDDLREGKPTLPLIRLLDVGTPAQQMLVRTAIENGEGDFVAVATAIRESDALDYTRARARIEADAAVAAISTYPVSAFRDSLLEFCAFAINRDR, encoded by the coding sequence TTGAGCCTGCCGACCCTGTTCGCCCCCATCGCCGACGACATGCAGCGCGTCGACGCCGTTATCCGGGCACGACTCGACTCCGACGTCCCGCTCATCCGCACCATTGCCGACTACATCATCGGCGCGGGCGGCAAGAGGATGCGTCCCGCCCTGCTGCTGATGGTCGCCCGGGCGCTGGGATACGAGGGGCAACAGCATCATTTGCTGGCCGCGGTGGTGGAATTCATCCATACGGCCACGCTGCTGCACGACGACGTGGTCGACGAATCGGCGCTGCGGCGGGGCAGGGCCACGGCCAACGCGGTATTCGGCAACGCCGCCAGCGTGCTGGTGGGCGACTTCCTGCATTCCCGCTCGTTCCAGATGATGGTCGAGACCGGCTCGGTGCGCGTCATGCAGATCCTGGCCGACGCCACCAACGTCATCGCCGAGGGCGAGGTCCTGCAACTGCTGAACGTGCACGATCCGCTGGTGACCGAGGAACGCTACCTGCAGGTGGTGCGCTACAAGACCGCCCGCCTGTTCGAGGCCTCGGCCCAGTTGGCCGCGGTCCTGGCGGGCGCCACGCCCGAACAGGAAGCCGCGGCGGCGGAATACGGCCGCCGCGCCGGCACGGCGTTCCAGCTGATCGACGACGTGCTCGACTATAGCGGCGAGGCCGAGGCACTGGGCAAGAACCTGGGCGACGACCTGCGCGAAGGCAAACCCACACTGCCGCTGATCCGCCTGCTGGACGTGGGCACGCCGGCGCAGCAGATGCTGGTGCGCACCGCCATCGAGAACGGCGAAGGCGATTTCGTCGCGGTCGCCACCGCCATCCGGGAATCGGACGCCCTGGACTACACCCGCGCCCGGGCCCGGATCGAGGCGGATGCGGCGGTCGCGGCGATATCCACCTACCCCGTTTCCGCTTTCCGAGATTCTCTGCTAGAATTCTGCGCTTTCGCGATCAACCGAGATCGCTGA
- a CDS encoding MlaD family protein has protein sequence METRAHHVVIGLFLVIAVTGALLFALWLAKSHSDASVAQFDIVFNEAVNGLSEGSAVMYSGIKVGDVARLRLDPVDPRKVVARIRIASDVPVKEDTVARLRLTGVTGTSVIQLGSGTPESPRLLPKGDEVPVIVALPSPITQLLAGGEDLMLNINEMVASARQIMSPQNARQISRILEHLEESTAELAAQREGFAKLSGQLGEIGRQTSEALAKANSLMTHTDELVGSHGKETMQSAQQAMTSLARASDSIDRLVQENRGALGSGAQSLSELGGALREMQATMASLRAITRRLEDNPADYLLGREQPKEFTP, from the coding sequence ATGGAAACCCGGGCGCATCATGTCGTGATCGGCCTGTTCCTCGTCATCGCGGTGACGGGGGCGCTGCTGTTCGCGCTGTGGCTGGCCAAGAGCCATTCGGACGCCAGCGTGGCGCAGTTCGACATCGTGTTCAATGAAGCGGTCAACGGGCTGTCCGAGGGCAGCGCCGTCATGTACAGCGGCATCAAGGTGGGCGACGTGGCGCGGCTGCGGCTCGATCCCGTGGATCCGCGCAAGGTGGTGGCGCGGATCCGGATTGCCAGCGACGTGCCGGTCAAGGAGGACACGGTGGCGCGCCTGCGCCTGACCGGCGTGACGGGCACCTCGGTGATCCAGCTCGGCAGCGGCACGCCGGAAAGCCCGCGCCTCCTGCCCAAGGGCGACGAGGTGCCGGTCATCGTGGCCCTGCCGTCGCCGATCACCCAGCTGCTGGCGGGCGGCGAGGACCTGATGCTGAACATCAACGAAATGGTCGCCAGCGCGCGCCAGATCATGTCGCCCCAGAATGCCCGGCAGATCAGCCGCATCCTGGAGCACCTGGAGGAAAGCACGGCCGAGCTGGCCGCGCAGCGGGAAGGGTTCGCGAAGCTGAGCGGGCAACTGGGCGAGATCGGCCGGCAGACGTCCGAGGCGCTGGCCAAGGCCAATTCGCTGATGACGCACACCGACGAACTGGTGGGCTCGCACGGCAAGGAGACCATGCAAAGCGCCCAGCAGGCCATGACCTCGCTGGCGCGCGCCAGCGACAGCATCGACCGGCTGGTGCAGGAAAATCGCGGCGCGCTGGGCAGCGGCGCGCAAAGCCTGAGCGAACTGGGCGGCGCGCTGCGCGAGATGCAGGCGACGATGGCATCGCTGCGGGCCATCACCCGCCGCCTCGAGGACAATCCGGCCGATTACCTGCTGGGCCGCGAACAACCCAAGGAGTTCACCCCATGA
- the ffh gene encoding signal recognition particle protein, with translation MLDNLTARLSRVVKTLKGEARLTEANTQEMLREVRLALLEADVSLPVVREFVARVKEKALGEDVTGSLTPGQALVGVVHKELTALMGGDLGPHASELSLAQQPPAVILMAGLQGSGKTTTTGKLARWLAEGGHVQAGRKTGKKKVLVVSADVYRPAAIEQLKTVAAQAGVDFLPSSTDQAPEAIARNALDHARKHHYDVLIVDTAGRLGIDEALMNEIRALHALLDPIETLFVVDAMLGQDAVNVAKAFNDALPLTGVVLTKLDGDARGGAALSVRHVTGKPLKFVGVSEKLSGLEPFHPERMAQRVLGMGDILSLVEEAQRAIDVDEAQKLAAKLKSGDKFDLNDFRAQIAQMKNLGDMGSLLEKLPAQFSQAASQIDSKQAGKQIRRMEGILNSMTELERAKPELIKASRKRRIATGAGVQVQEVNRMLSQFEQMQSMMKQMKKGGMAKMMRAMGGMKALRGMKGLPGLK, from the coding sequence ATGCTCGATAACCTTACCGCTCGCCTGTCGCGCGTCGTCAAGACCCTGAAAGGGGAAGCGCGCCTGACCGAGGCGAATACGCAGGAAATGCTGCGCGAAGTCCGTCTGGCGCTGCTGGAAGCCGACGTGTCCCTGCCGGTCGTGCGCGAGTTCGTCGCGCGGGTCAAGGAAAAGGCGCTGGGCGAGGACGTCACGGGCAGCCTGACGCCGGGCCAGGCCCTGGTCGGGGTGGTCCACAAGGAGTTGACCGCCCTCATGGGCGGCGACCTCGGGCCCCACGCCAGCGAGCTGTCGCTGGCCCAGCAGCCGCCGGCCGTGATCCTGATGGCGGGCCTGCAAGGGTCGGGCAAGACCACCACCACGGGCAAGCTGGCCCGCTGGCTGGCCGAGGGCGGCCATGTCCAGGCCGGCCGCAAGACGGGCAAGAAGAAGGTGCTGGTGGTCAGCGCCGACGTCTACCGTCCCGCCGCCATCGAGCAGTTGAAGACCGTGGCGGCGCAGGCCGGCGTCGATTTCCTGCCCTCGTCCACCGACCAGGCGCCCGAGGCCATCGCCCGCAACGCGCTCGACCATGCCCGCAAGCACCACTACGACGTGCTGATCGTCGATACGGCCGGCCGCCTGGGCATCGACGAGGCGCTGATGAACGAGATCCGCGCGCTGCACGCCCTGCTCGACCCGATCGAGACCCTGTTCGTGGTCGACGCGATGCTGGGCCAGGACGCGGTCAACGTCGCCAAGGCCTTCAACGACGCCCTGCCGCTGACCGGCGTGGTCCTGACCAAGCTGGACGGCGATGCGCGCGGCGGCGCGGCGCTGTCGGTGCGCCACGTGACCGGCAAGCCGCTCAAGTTCGTCGGCGTGTCCGAGAAGCTGTCCGGCCTCGAGCCCTTCCATCCCGAGCGCATGGCGCAGCGGGTGCTGGGCATGGGCGACATCCTGTCGCTGGTGGAAGAAGCCCAGCGCGCGATCGACGTCGACGAGGCGCAGAAGCTCGCCGCCAAGCTCAAGTCGGGCGACAAGTTCGACCTGAACGATTTCCGCGCCCAGATCGCGCAGATGAAGAACCTGGGCGACATGGGCTCGCTGCTGGAGAAGCTGCCGGCGCAGTTCTCGCAGGCAGCCTCGCAAATCGACAGCAAGCAGGCCGGCAAGCAGATCCGCCGCATGGAGGGCATCCTGAACTCCATGACCGAGCTCGAGCGTGCCAAGCCCGAACTGATCAAGGCCTCGCGCAAGCGCCGCATCGCCACCGGCGCCGGCGTGCAGGTGCAGGAGGTCAACCGCATGCTGTCGCAGTTCGAGCAGATGCAGTCCATGATGAAGCAGATGAAGAAGGGCGGCATGGCCAAGATGATGCGCGCCATGGGCGGCATGAAGGCGCTGCGCGGCATGAAGGGCTTGCCTGGACTCAAGTAA
- a CDS encoding proline--tRNA ligase gives MRASQFHIGTLKEAPSDAEIVSHQLMTRAGMIRKLAGGIYTYMPIGLRVIRKIEAIIREEMNRAGALELLMPVVQPAELWMESGRWEQYGPELLRMKDRHNRDFVLQPTSEEVITDIARNEIHSWRQLPKNFYHIQTKFRDERRPRFGVMRGREFTMKDAYSFDRDEAAAQKSYDAMYDAYMRIFARMGLTFRAVAADTGSIGGTRSHEFQVIADTGEDLIVYNPATQYAANIELAEAPCLVAQRAAPGRALEKMPTPGATKCEAVAELLGLPLASHVKSLALAVEPEEAGKPAQIWLLLLRADHELNEIKAGKIPGLDHGYRFATDAEIVEHFGCVPGFIGPVGTAKPVKVVADRTVANLHDFVTGANQADHHYVGVNWGRDLPEPDLVADLRNVVDGDPSADGSGPLAIQRGIEVGHVFFLGTKYSEALKATYLDETGKPALLQMGCYGIGVTRLLGAAIEQHHDGRGIIWPRALAPFEVVVCPVGWGKSEAVREAATKLYEGLKEAGVDAILDDRDERPGVMFADWELIGVPVRVTIGDRGLKDGQVELQGRGDEAAAKIPVGEALAATLARLA, from the coding sequence ATGCGCGCATCGCAGTTCCATATCGGCACCCTCAAGGAAGCACCGTCCGACGCCGAGATCGTCAGCCACCAGCTCATGACCCGCGCGGGCATGATCCGCAAGCTGGCCGGCGGCATCTACACCTACATGCCCATCGGCCTGCGGGTCATTCGCAAGATCGAGGCCATCATCCGCGAGGAAATGAACCGCGCCGGCGCGCTCGAGCTGCTGATGCCGGTCGTGCAGCCGGCCGAGCTGTGGATGGAATCGGGCCGCTGGGAGCAGTACGGCCCCGAGCTGCTGCGCATGAAGGACCGCCACAACCGCGATTTCGTGCTGCAGCCGACCTCGGAGGAAGTCATCACCGACATCGCCCGCAACGAGATCCACAGCTGGCGCCAGCTACCCAAGAACTTCTACCACATCCAGACCAAGTTCCGCGACGAGCGCCGGCCGCGCTTCGGCGTCATGCGGGGCCGCGAGTTCACGATGAAGGACGCCTATTCCTTCGATCGCGACGAGGCCGCCGCCCAGAAGAGCTACGACGCCATGTACGACGCGTACATGCGCATCTTCGCCCGCATGGGCCTGACCTTCCGCGCCGTGGCGGCCGACACCGGCTCCATCGGCGGGACGCGCAGCCATGAATTCCAGGTCATCGCCGACACCGGCGAAGACCTCATCGTCTACAACCCGGCCACCCAGTACGCCGCCAACATCGAGCTGGCCGAGGCGCCCTGCCTGGTTGCCCAGCGCGCGGCGCCCGGCCGGGCACTGGAGAAGATGCCCACCCCCGGTGCCACCAAGTGCGAGGCCGTGGCCGAACTGCTGGGCCTGCCGCTGGCCAGCCACGTGAAGTCCCTCGCCCTGGCGGTCGAGCCGGAAGAAGCCGGCAAGCCGGCCCAGATCTGGCTGCTGCTGCTGCGTGCCGACCACGAATTGAACGAGATCAAGGCCGGCAAGATTCCCGGCCTGGACCACGGCTACCGGTTCGCCACCGATGCCGAGATCGTCGAGCACTTCGGCTGCGTGCCCGGCTTCATCGGGCCCGTGGGCACCGCCAAGCCGGTCAAGGTGGTGGCCGACCGCACCGTGGCCAACCTGCACGACTTCGTCACGGGCGCCAACCAGGCCGACCACCACTACGTGGGCGTGAACTGGGGACGCGACCTGCCCGAGCCCGACCTGGTGGCCGACCTGCGCAACGTCGTCGACGGCGACCCGTCGGCCGACGGCAGCGGCCCGCTGGCGATCCAGCGCGGGATCGAGGTCGGCCACGTGTTCTTCCTGGGCACCAAGTATTCCGAGGCGCTCAAGGCCACCTACCTGGACGAGACCGGCAAGCCCGCGCTGCTGCAGATGGGCTGCTACGGCATCGGCGTCACGCGCCTGCTGGGCGCCGCGATCGAACAGCACCACGACGGGCGCGGCATCATCTGGCCGCGCGCGCTGGCGCCGTTCGAAGTGGTCGTCTGCCCGGTGGGCTGGGGCAAGAGCGAAGCGGTGCGCGAGGCCGCGACCAAGCTCTACGAAGGCCTGAAGGAAGCAGGCGTCGACGCGATCCTGGACGACCGCGACGAGCGCCCGGGCGTGATGTTCGCCGACTGGGAACTGATCGGCGTGCCGGTCCGCGTCACCATCGGCGACCGCGGCCTGAAGGACGGGCAGGTCGAACTGCAGGGACGCGGCGACGAAGCAGCCGCCAAGATCCCCGTGGGCGAAGCGCTGGCCGCCACCCTGGCCCGGCTGGCCTAG
- a CDS encoding CNP1-like family protein: MPSQFAGARPMRPARRALRAAAWAGAGCLALLLAACGSQPRGDGNYLLDDIDAQRTLPDAGWEALKSELPPVPTEADVLPVENLSRNERFRFGVDPRSIQIAPGLIVRYTLRAVSDLGAENISYESVRCGTREWRTVALYRPGAGWQRPVHDEWRPLLPNTIQHVLRNGVLCSGGGPAGAKASDLAYRVRHWERYADAMAGRSMQ, translated from the coding sequence ATGCCTAGTCAGTTCGCCGGGGCGCGCCCGATGCGTCCCGCCCGCCGGGCCCTGCGCGCCGCCGCCTGGGCCGGCGCCGGATGCCTGGCCTTGTTACTCGCCGCCTGCGGCAGCCAGCCGCGCGGCGATGGCAACTACCTGCTGGACGATATCGATGCCCAGCGCACCCTGCCCGATGCCGGATGGGAAGCCCTGAAGTCGGAGTTGCCGCCGGTGCCCACCGAGGCCGACGTGCTGCCGGTGGAAAACCTGTCGCGCAACGAGCGTTTCCGTTTCGGCGTGGATCCGCGCTCCATCCAGATCGCCCCGGGCCTGATCGTGCGCTATACGCTGCGCGCGGTCAGCGACCTGGGAGCCGAGAACATTTCGTACGAATCGGTCCGCTGCGGCACGCGCGAATGGCGCACCGTGGCCCTGTACCGGCCCGGCGCCGGCTGGCAGCGCCCGGTCCACGACGAATGGCGTCCCTTGCTGCCCAATACGATCCAGCACGTGCTGCGCAACGGCGTACTGTGCTCGGGCGGCGGCCCGGCCGGCGCCAAGGCGTCGGACCTGGCCTATCGCGTGCGCCACTGGGAGCGCTATGCCGACGCCATGGCGGGCCGCAGCATGCAGTAG